The sequence TAAGAGTTTTATAGTCAAAATAACTTACTCTTCCTCTGTTCTGTGTCTAACAGgtccaaaatcatatttataaatGTTGTAGACATTTTGCAGACTGTATGGGTTCAGACATACAGGCTCTAGGCCTGGATGCTCTGTCATGCAGATCATTGGTACTGGCACTTGGCCCATTCGTCTTAGCACCTAACAAGCAACAAGATATAAGAATGTGGAGACTATTGATTCAAGAAGCAACATACGTTTTCCAGTCAGacttttatttacaaataaatgtTATCACTGATTCGTTTTTTACATAATTAGTACAACACAGTATGCAGCTGGCTGAGACTACAGTGAATTGTATCATTACAACAGAGATATTTTATTAGCTTTTTGAACATAACGATGACTTAAGTATGCAGCTGGCTGAGACTACAGTGAACTTGTGAGATCATCTTACCATTACTGTAGCATGGTAGCGATGTTATAAACATGCGTGATTAACTAAACGTTTTTTGTAGTAGTACGTAAGGGGATGTTATGCTAGGCTAGGGTGACGAGATCATTCTCAACAAACGGTGTAGTAGCTTAGCCCATAGATAGATGGCTAGCCTGAAGTTGCGTCAGCTTTACCTTTGCGATTTCCCTGCAGCAGATGTTCTCCGCTTCAGTGGGCATAGTGGTACAATTCCCACAGGTGCACCTAAGTAACAAAGATGTTATAAGTTATAACTGGACAAACAAACGCAGTTTGACACACTTATATTCCCTGTCAGGGAGGCAAATAAAGCTTGTTGTCGAGGCTTGAACAGTAGGCTACGAGTATGGGCTAAGACAGACGCTAGAGATACATTTCGTAAATCAGGTGTGGGTAATACATTACTtaattacataaataaataaacaaaaacttaCCACAGTGAAACGTCCTGGCCCAATCGACGACCAGCATCGTCCTCGTCAATGAGTTCATCAGCTCCATTGTCGCTTTCGGGGTCGGATTCTGGCTCAAATTGATAAGGTAGCACTGACGCCataatagcctactgtgtaaaATGTGTGACGGGACGTCTTTGTCAGCACCAAGATTCTAAGTGCCTCAAAATTCTCAGCAACTGAGCGTTTCACATAGGGGTTGCATACTGATAGACATAAGAGGAAAAATAATTTGGCCGACGACACTTCAACGCTGTAAATCAATTCCATTAGACCTAACAGATTAAATAATAAACAGTAAATAATAGCATAATAGTGCCCCTTTAAGcaaaaccagagccatatatagATGGCTCTGAGCAAAACCTCATCAGGCatcatcaattatgacatcaTGCTAATGCCTATGACATCATCGGCTGAGAGTTCATCTTTGAAcattcaaagaaaacattttgtCACTTTGACACAGACTGATGAAGAGACAGCACTGAGGAAAGCATTCTTCCTGCTATTGCTTCTTTTTTATACAATTACTTCACAGTTTCCAATTAAAGCAAAACGTAAGAAAGGGCCTCAAATGGAGTCCCGTGGATGCTTCAGGGATGCCCTGAGGTCTGTCTGGGCCAGCATCAGGAGCATGGTCAGGCAAAGAGGCACAAAACAACGCCGCAGGAACTTGCGCATTAGCAAACTACAGGCCATGGAGAAGATGGACCAGAAGTGGAACACGGGACTGAACAGAAAAGTTCCCAAGTCTGGATCCAACACCTCCAACCAGGAAAGGGGAAGAGAGCAACTTGTGGCCGCTGGATGGAAGCCgaagaggggagaaagcaaACTGGTGAGGTGCAAAGTCCAGGAGAAAATGGACGTCACCCTGCAGGCTTTCCAGGACTCAAGGAAACCCCTGAAGGTCCAGCTGAGAGCCCAGAGGTCCCACTGTCGGGGTGACATGGAGGACGTAGAGAAGGAAAAGTCCAACCAGGACCACAAGACTGGTGAGACCAATCCCCTGAGTAAAAACAGGAAGAGTATGAGAGACTAAAGTAGTGTAATTCAGCAGTGTTTGAAGTGACGGCTGACCGAATATTTCCATTACCATTTCAGTAGCCTGCTTGCccctgaggggaaaaaaggcctGCAGCCCGAAATGGCAGGATGTGATCCTGGGATGGACACCACCAGTCGTCCAGGAAAACATGGAGAAGTGTAAGTGAACTTGAGAAAAACAGTAAAAATAGAATAAACGATCACGTGGAATGCTTTAGCGTAATTCAGCAACTCTGTCTGATCTTTTCTACAGGCTGTGTACTCCTGTCAGGCAAAAAGGCCTGCAGCCAGAGATGGCAGAACATGATCCTGCATGGGACACCAGCCATCCAGGACAAAACAGAGACACGTAAGTGAAATAGTGGACCGGAATCAACACATTTGAATTTCAGGATGGTTAGGTTAATGTTTGGGCTGAGACACTTGTTCATTTGTGAGACAGTCAGTAAATGACTTGGTCTTAGAGCCTCAATCATGAAGCATGTTTTATATTAGAATACTGAAAAACTGGACCTGGAATAGAATTGGAATTGGAACCCAAGCTGTACCATGTAACTGATAAGTTTTTGGAATGAATGCATTTTGATAGGCACCGAGTCCAACAGCCCGACTGTTCCTGAACTGGGCAATGATGACTTGGAGGACAAAGTGCAAATTGAGAACAAAGAGAAGGGAGATGTGCAAGGTATGTAGCTGCTCGAAACTCAAATGAATAACTTTGTAACAGAGTAAAACAGAAATATTACAAAATTACATTTAGAAATTAATAGCTATTAGGAAGCCCTATAACCCAGGATACAGCAAAGTTGAATTAATGCATGTCCTCTTTACATTATGGCACAGGATCTGTTGCAGAGGATGAGCACCTGCCTCCATTTGCAAGACTTGATGCTCGCAATGATGCATCAGAGGACTCCATCTCTGTCTATTATTGTTTGATTAGCTCTTTTATTATCATTTGGTTTATAAT comes from Sardina pilchardus chromosome 6, fSarPil1.1, whole genome shotgun sequence and encodes:
- the LOC134083469 gene encoding P2X purinoceptor 7-like — protein: MASVLPYQFEPESDPESDNGADELIDEDDAGRRLGQDVSLWCTCGNCTTMPTEAENICCREIAKVLRRMGQVPVPMICMTEHPGLEPVCLNPYSLQNVYNIYKYDFGPVRHRTEEEGFRHLAYRSFVSWCWGYLGRSRRVVIPSCVVQRIRQKFQSGDYTGFRPPID